TGGCCATCTTTCGCCCACTCAATATCCATCGGGCGGCCATAGTGTTTCTCAATCAGCAGTGCCTGACGCGCCAGTGCCTGTACTTCATCATCCGTCAGGCTGAAACGCGTCGTTTGTTCTGCAGGCACATCTTCAATCCGCACCTGCTTGCCATGTTCCTGGCTTGCGGCATAGACCATACGGATTTTTTTCGATCCCATGTTACGGCGCACAATCGCAGGTTTATTGTTCTGCAAGGTCGGCTTGTGAACATAGAATTCGTCCGGGTTCACCGCACCCTGCACCACCATTTCACCCAAACCGTAAGCCGACGTGATGAACACCACCTGATCAAAACCGGATTCGGTATCAATGGTAAACATCACACCCGCAGACGCCAGATCGGAGCGCACCATACGCTGTATGCCCGCCGATAGCGCCACGCCACGGTGGTCATAGCCCTGATGCACACGATAAGAGATCGCGCGATCGTTAAACAGCGATGCAAACACGTGCTTCACCGCGACCATCACCGCGTCGATGCCCTGCACGTTCAGGAAGGTTTCCTGTTGGCCGGCAAAAGACGCATCCGGCATGTCTTCTGCCGTGGCAGAGGAACGCACGGCAAACGAAGCATCTTTCTCACCATCGGCCAGTTGCTGATAGGCGTCACGAATCGCCTGCTCCAGCTCCGGCTGGAATGGCGTATCAATAATCCACTGGCGAATCTGCGCACCGGCGCTGGCCAGTTGATTCAGATCGTCAATGTCGGTGCGATCGAGCAGCTCATAAATGCGCTGGTTAATCCCGCTTTGATTAAGAAAATCATTAAACGCCTGCGCCGTTGTCGCAAAGCCGTTGGGAACGGCTACGCCCAATCCTGAAAGGTTGGTGATCATTTCACCCAGAGAGGCATTTTTGCCCCCCACCCTTTCAACGTCGTGCATACCGAGCTGGTTATACCAAAGGACATTACGCAAATCAGGGCCGTTATTGGACATCGAAAATAATCCTTTCTGCATACAATTAGGGTATGAAAGAGTTCGGTTGAGAATCGCCTCAACGCAATCAGGTTAGCATAGCGTTTTGATGAACATGGACAGGTGAATCGATCAACCTATGAAAAAAAACTGATTTCACGGCGAATGATTGCTTAACACGGTAAAAATCCAATATCGTAGAAGATTAGTATTCTTTATCATAAAGATAATGAAATGGTGTTTTAATAAAAGTATTCGTAAAACACAATTTTTGACGAGGTTAACGTGTTCGAGCTGTCGGAAATATCACAAGGGGGTTATGTGGAAAGAAGCGTATTTTATGTCTCGGACGGTACGGCCATTACGGCAGAAGTGCTCGGCCATGCAGTGTTGTCCCAGTTCCCCGTGAACACGGTTAGCTATACCTTACCTTTCGTTGAAAGTGAAGCCCGCGCTAAAGCCGTGTGTGAACAAATCAATACGTTGTATCAGCAAACCGGTGTACGTCCGCTGGTGTTTTATTCCATTGTCACCCCGACCGTGCGTAACATTATTACCAGCAGTGAAGGGTTTTGCCAGGACATCGTACAAGCGCTGGTTGCCCCCTTGCAGGAAGAACTGAACACGCCGCCGACGCCAGTGGCTAACCGTACTCATGGCTTGACCGCCAATAATCTGAGCAAATACGACGCCCGTATTGCGGCCATCGACTACACGCTGGCACACGATGATGGCATCTCGCTGCGCAATCTCGATCAGGCGCAGGTCATTCTGCTGGGCGTGTCACGCTGTGGCAAGACGCCGACCAGCCTGTATCTGGCGATGCAATTTGGCATTCGCGCCGCCAACTATCCTTTTATTGCTGATGATATGGATAACTTGCGCCTGCCCGATGCGCTGAAACCCTTCCAGCACAAGCTATTCGGGCTCACCATTGATGCTGAACGGCTGGCAGCCATTCGGGAAGAGCGTCGGGGTAACAGTCGTTATGCATCACTGCGTCAGTGCCGCATGGAGCTCAGCGAAGTTGAGGCGCTGTTTCGCAAACACCAGATTAAATATCTCAATACGACCAATTATTCCGTTGAGGAAATTTCCGCCAAAATCATCGACATTCTCGGCATGAGTCGAAGAATGTACTAGTACATAATAGTTTTTTTGTCCTAATGCGGTTGTAATGTGCGCCATTTCGTTTATTGTGTGCTCCATCACTTCCCGGCATTTCGCCGCTGCGAAGCAACCTTTTAGTCGGAAACATAGCCTGAAAACCGTGTCTGAAAACATTGTCGTGGTTTGAAAATATTGTCGTGGTTCGAAAACATTGCCGTTATTCGAAAACATTGCCCTGGTCTGAAAGACCTATCATGTCCACGCTTTTTCAGTAAAGACAGGTTTTCGGCTTGACCGCATTCAGAGACAAAACATGCTACAAACAGATGAACTGCGGAGCGCGCGCATCGAGAGTCTGGTGACGCCCCAAACGTTACTCGCCAGACTCCCGATTACCCCTGCCGTTGCCGAAAATGTCACCTCGTCACGTAAGAAAATCGAAGCCATTCTAACCGGTCAGGATCCTCGCCTGCTCGTCGTGATTGGCCCCTGCTCGATCCATGACACCGACAGCGCGTTAGATTATGCACGCCGTCTGGCTGCGCTACGTACGCAGTATCAGGATCGACTGGAAATCGTCATGCGCACCTATTTTGAAAAGCCGCGCACGGTCATGGGCTGGAAAGGACTCATTTCCGATCCGGCACTGAATGGCACCTTTCAGGTCAATGACGGTCTGGAGATTGCCCGCCGTCTGCTGCTGGACGTCAACCAGCTTGGACTGCCAACCGCGACGGAATTCCTCGATATGGTCACCGGCCAATATATTGCCGACCTGATTAGCTGGGGTGCGATTGGTGCAAGAACCACCGAAAGCCAGATTCACCGAGAAATGGCCTCGGCGCTCTCCTGCCCTGTCGGCTTCAAGAACGGTACAGACGGCAACACGCGAATCGCCGTCGACGCTATTCGTGCCGCCCGTGCTCAGCATATGTTCCTCTCGCCGGATAAGCAGGGCTTCATGTCGGTCTACAAAACGCAGGGCAACCCGTTTGGCCACATTATTATGCGCGGCGGGAAAACGCCGAATTACCACGCGGAAGACATTACTGCCGCCTGCGCTCACCTGCGTGAATTCTCGCTGCCCGAGCATCTGGTGATCGATTTTAGTCATGCTAACTGCCAGAAACAGCATCGTCGTCAGCTCGATGTGGCTGATGACATCTGTCAGCAAATTCGTGCGGGTTCACGCGCTATCGCGGGCATCATGGCGGAAAGTTTCTTAATTGAAGGCAACCAGCCGGCGCTCAATCCTCTGGTACTGACATACGGGCAATCCATTACCGATCCTTGTCTGAGCTGGCAGGACACCGAAACGCTGCTGGCACGTCTGGCGGACGCCGTCGACAGCCGTTTTTAATCCGATATACGCTGGCACACTCATCTTCTCCGGTAGTGTGCCAGCCAGTTTCCTCTTTTTACGCCACCTCTCCCACGCTCTCGCAGCACGTAAATTCATCTTACGATTCCTCTTATTCCACTTATTAAGAAAACTTCACTTGAGGTTGCGTTTTTGTTACATGAAAATGATTCTCATTCATTGCTATAATCAATACGACAACGATTAAGGGAACGAACGAGATGCAGACGTCCATTTACCAACAATACCTCCAGGCTAAAGTTGAACATCCGCGTAAATATGCCCGCGATCTGGCTGCGTTACTCGGCATCAGCGAAGCGGAACTGACTCACGCCCGTGTCGGACACGATGCGCAGCGTCTGCAAGGTGATGCCAAAGTCTGGTTAAGCGCGCTGGAGCAGGTTGGTAATACCAAGTCGATCACGCGCAACGAGTACGCCGTGCATGAGCATACGGGTTATTATCAAAACCAGACGCTGGATGGGCATGCTGGCCTGATCCTCAATCCGCGCGGATTGGATCTCCGTTTGTTCCTCTCTCAGTGGGCCTCGGCTTTTGCACTGCGTGAAAACACCGCACGCGGCGAACGTCAGAGCATTCAATTCTTCGATCATCAGGGCGATGCCATTCTGAAGGTCTACACGACCGACACCACGGACATGGCCGCCTGGCAGCTGTTCATTGAAAAATTTGCCAGCAGCGAAAACCCCGCACTGGTACACCGTCCGGCCACCAATGGTGCGGCGGCTGAACAGGCCATTGCCCATAATCCTCAGTTTGAAGCAGACTGGCGTGCCATGAAGGACGTGCATGATTTCTTCATTCTGCTCAAGCGCTATAACCTGACGCGCCAGCAGGCATTTAACGCCGTCGCTGACGACTTGGCTTACCGGGTAGACAACGATGCGCTGTCACAGATTCTGTTTGCCGCGCGTGAAGATCAGAACGAAATCATGGTGTTTGTCGGCAACCGCGGCTGTGTGCAAATCTTCACCGGTACGCTTGAGCGTGTAGAGCGCATGGAGCAACACGCGGAATGGATTAACATCTTTAATAAAGACTTTACCCTGCATCTGATCGAAGGTGCGATTGCTGAAAGCTGGGTGACGCGCAAACCGACGGTTGACGGTATCGTGACCAGCCTCGAACTCTATGCCGCAGACGGCTCCCAAATTGCACAGCTCTTCGGGCAACGTACCGAAGGTACGCCGGAACAACAACAGTGGCGCAACCAAGTCGATTCCCTGAAACCGCATAAGGATCTCGCTGCATGAAAAACTGGCTATTCCCCCTGCTTTTGACACTCCCGCTGGGGGTGTCTGCTGCCGAACGTATCGTTTCTATCGGCGGCGACGTCACCGAAATCATCTATGCGTTGGGCGCAGAGAATGATCTGGTGGCACGCGATAGCACCAGCCTGCACCCGGAATCCGTGAAGAAACTGCCTGACGTGGGCTACATGCGCCACCTCAATACGGAAGGTATTCTGGCGATGAAACCTTCTCTGGTTCTTGCCAGCGATCTGTCTCAGCCTTCCCTGGTCTTACAGCAGGTTGCGGACAGCGGCACCAAAGTGGTTCACGTTTCCGCTCAACCAACGCTGGATGCGGTGCCGCAGAAAATTAGCGCCATCGCACAGGCATTGGGTAAAGACACCGAAGGTAAAAAGCTGACGGAAACCTATCAGCAGCAGTTGGCGGCGGTCAAAACCGCGCCATTGCCCGTCAAGACGTTGTTTATTCTCAACCATGGCGGTATGAGTGCGATGGGCGCAGGAAAAAATACGCCACCAGACACGATCATTCGCCACGCTGGGTTACAGAATGCCATGCAGAATGTTGAACGTTACCAACAGCTGTCTCAGGAAGGTGTCATTGCCAGTGCGCCAGATCTGATTCTGATCTCCAGCCAAGGGCTGAAGACATTAGGCGGCGAAGCGCAAGTCTGGAAATTACCTGGGTTAGCACTGACTCCGGCAGGTAAGAACAAGCGTCTGCTGGTTGTCGACGATATGGCAATGCTGGGCTTTACGCTCGAAACGCCAGCGTTGATGGCAACGCTGCGTCAGACCGCCGAAGCGATCAAATGACGTCACGGTTTCATCCACGAACCTGGTTGATCGCGCTGTTGTTGCTCATGGCGGTACTGATGGTGGGTGCCGCCAACATGGGCGCGTTGACGTTATCACTCAAGACGCTATGGCAGACGCCTTTTGACGATCCACTCTGGCATATCTGGCTGAACATCCGCGTTCCCCGCGTGCTGCTGGCGATACTCGTCGGCGGCGCGCTGGCCTGTTCAGGCACGATTATGCAGGGATTGTTTCGTAACCCACTGGCCGATCCCAGCCTACTTGGTATCAGCAGCGGCGCCGCGCTCTGCGTGGCACTCACTATCGTGCTGCCGCTCGGTCTTCCGCCTCTGCTGGCGCTTTACAGCCCGATGTTTGCCGCTTTCGCGGGTAGTCTGGCGATTACCGCTATCATTTTTATCCTCAGCCGCTCCGAACAAGGGGGATTAACGCGATTACTGCTGGCAGGCATCGCGCTTAATGCATTGTGCCTTGCGCTGATTGGCGTCTTGACCTACATCAGCACCGACCAACAATTGCGCCAGTTCTCACTGTGGGGCATGGGCAGTCTCGGACAGGCGCAGTGGCCGATGCTGTTGGTTACCAGCACACTGGCGATTCCCGGCATGCTGGCCACGCTGTACTACGCGCGCCGTCTGAATGTGTTGCAGTTGGGAGATGAAGAGGCGCATTACCTTGGCATCAATGTAAAGCGTACCAAGTACGCGCTGCTGCTACTGAGTTCACTGCTGGTGGGTGTGGCGGTGGCGGTCAGCGGCGTAATCGGGTTTATCGGGCTCATTATCCCCCACCTGATGCGTTTGCATGTGGGTGCCGATCATCGCTGGCTCATTCCCGGTTCTATCCTCGGTGGTGCCTGCCTGCTGCTGTTTGCCGATACGCTGGCTCGTACGCTACTTGCGCCAGCGGAAATGCCCGTAGGGCTGTTAAGTAGCCTGATTGGCGGGCCGTATTTCTTATGGCTGATCGTTCAGCACAAAGGACGTAGCAATGACTGACTCAGCGCTCGACCAGACGTTAGTCGCACGTCATCTACGCTTTCAGACCAACGGTCGCACTCTGACGGATGATGTTTCTCTGGAACTGCACTGTGGGGAAATCGTCGCGATTATCGGCCCTAACGGCGCGGGAAAGTCGACCCTGCTCCGTTTATTGACCGGTTATTTGACGCCCGATGACGGCGAATGTCTGTTAGCCGGACAGTCGTTTTCGCACTGGCAGCCCGGCGCACTGGCAAAAACGCGCGCGGTGATGCGTCAACATAGTGGCATGGCGTTCGCGTTTAGCGTGCGGGATGTCGTCGCGATGGGGCGTTCCCCGCATGGGCGCTACTCGAAAAACGATGATGTGATTCAGCAGGTCATGGCGCAAACAGGCTGTCTGGATTTGGCGGCGCGCGACTATCGCCACCTTTCCGGCGGAGAGCAGCAGCGTGTGCAGCTTGCTCGCGTGTTGGCGCAACTGTGGCACCCAGAACCGACGCCAGGCTGGTTATTTCTCGATGAACCGACCTCGGCGCTAGATCTATACCATCAACAGCACCTCTTGCGGTTGCTTAAGCAACTCACGCGTGAACAGCCGTTATCCGTATGCTGCGTCCTGCACGATCTGAATCTGGCGGCGCTGTATGCCGATCGCATCCTGCTGTTGCACGAAGGAAAGCTGGTCGCACAGGGTACGCCTGCGCAAGTGCTACAGGCAGAGACGTTGACCCGTTGGTATCGCGCCGACCTCAGCGTCGGTTCACACCCGGACTACACCATTCCGCAGGTTTATCTGCGGCAATAATATTAGACGGCAATAGCCATCATTCCTGCTCCGGCTTAGCTGGAGCAGGAAATCTCCAGATGCTTACCCCACTCTGGCGGTAACGCTGCCAGATCGTTCTTATCCGGCTGCTCGTCAAACGGTCGGCACAGTGCCTGATGCAGACGAGTCAACACGCTGATATCATCGCTTTCCGCCCGTTCAATCGCCATTTGCGCCAGATAATTACGCAGAATGTACTTCGGGTTCGTCGCATTCATCAGTTGACGACGCTCTTCATCGCCCTGTTCTTCCTGCATGAGTCTCTGGCGATAGGTCGCAAACCAGCTATCGAACGCAGCCCTATCGATGAACTCATCACGGAGCGGCGCGCGTGATGCCTGTTTCTCACAGTCTGCCAGCAGACGAAATGTTCGGGTATAATCGCTGCCCTCTTGCTGCATCAGACGCAACAGCCCTACCAGCACGTCATTATCCTCTGCGCTCGCGGTAAACAAGCCCAGCTTGGCGCGCATCAGCGTGCCATAGTGCTGCATCAGCGCCGGCTCATAGCGGGCAAGCGCACGCTCCAGCGTGTCGGTGTCCATCAGCCCCGACAGCGCCTGCGCCAGACGATGCAGATTCCACAGGCCTACGGTAGGCTGATTGTCAAACGCGTAGCGCCCGCGGTGGTCGGAGTGATTACAGATGAAATCAGGCTGATAAGCATCTAAAAAGCCGTAAGGACCATAGTCGATAGTCAGCCCCAGAATCGACATGTTA
The genomic region above belongs to Pectobacterium colocasium and contains:
- a CDS encoding heme ABC transporter ATP-binding protein; this translates as MTDSALDQTLVARHLRFQTNGRTLTDDVSLELHCGEIVAIIGPNGAGKSTLLRLLTGYLTPDDGECLLAGQSFSHWQPGALAKTRAVMRQHSGMAFAFSVRDVVAMGRSPHGRYSKNDDVIQQVMAQTGCLDLAARDYRHLSGGEQQRVQLARVLAQLWHPEPTPGWLFLDEPTSALDLYHQQHLLRLLKQLTREQPLSVCCVLHDLNLAALYADRILLLHEGKLVAQGTPAQVLQAETLTRWYRADLSVGSHPDYTIPQVYLRQ
- a CDS encoding heme/hemin ABC transporter substrate-binding protein — encoded protein: MKNWLFPLLLTLPLGVSAAERIVSIGGDVTEIIYALGAENDLVARDSTSLHPESVKKLPDVGYMRHLNTEGILAMKPSLVLASDLSQPSLVLQQVADSGTKVVHVSAQPTLDAVPQKISAIAQALGKDTEGKKLTETYQQQLAAVKTAPLPVKTLFILNHGGMSAMGAGKNTPPDTIIRHAGLQNAMQNVERYQQLSQEGVIASAPDLILISSQGLKTLGGEAQVWKLPGLALTPAGKNKRLLVVDDMAMLGFTLETPALMATLRQTAEAIK
- a CDS encoding hemin-degrading factor; amino-acid sequence: MQTSIYQQYLQAKVEHPRKYARDLAALLGISEAELTHARVGHDAQRLQGDAKVWLSALEQVGNTKSITRNEYAVHEHTGYYQNQTLDGHAGLILNPRGLDLRLFLSQWASAFALRENTARGERQSIQFFDHQGDAILKVYTTDTTDMAAWQLFIEKFASSENPALVHRPATNGAAAEQAIAHNPQFEADWRAMKDVHDFFILLKRYNLTRQQAFNAVADDLAYRVDNDALSQILFAAREDQNEIMVFVGNRGCVQIFTGTLERVERMEQHAEWINIFNKDFTLHLIEGAIAESWVTRKPTVDGIVTSLELYAADGSQIAQLFGQRTEGTPEQQQWRNQVDSLKPHKDLAA
- a CDS encoding 3-deoxy-7-phosphoheptulonate synthase — encoded protein: MLQTDELRSARIESLVTPQTLLARLPITPAVAENVTSSRKKIEAILTGQDPRLLVVIGPCSIHDTDSALDYARRLAALRTQYQDRLEIVMRTYFEKPRTVMGWKGLISDPALNGTFQVNDGLEIARRLLLDVNQLGLPTATEFLDMVTGQYIADLISWGAIGARTTESQIHREMASALSCPVGFKNGTDGNTRIAVDAIRAARAQHMFLSPDKQGFMSVYKTQGNPFGHIIMRGGKTPNYHAEDITAACAHLREFSLPEHLVIDFSHANCQKQHRRQLDVADDICQQIRAGSRAIAGIMAESFLIEGNQPALNPLVLTYGQSITDPCLSWQDTETLLARLADAVDSRF
- the ppsR gene encoding posphoenolpyruvate synthetase regulatory kinase/phosphorylase PpsR; its protein translation is MERSVFYVSDGTAITAEVLGHAVLSQFPVNTVSYTLPFVESEARAKAVCEQINTLYQQTGVRPLVFYSIVTPTVRNIITSSEGFCQDIVQALVAPLQEELNTPPTPVANRTHGLTANNLSKYDARIAAIDYTLAHDDGISLRNLDQAQVILLGVSRCGKTPTSLYLAMQFGIRAANYPFIADDMDNLRLPDALKPFQHKLFGLTIDAERLAAIREERRGNSRYASLRQCRMELSEVEALFRKHQIKYLNTTNYSVEEISAKIIDILGMSRRMY
- a CDS encoding FecCD family ABC transporter permease, translated to MTSRFHPRTWLIALLLLMAVLMVGAANMGALTLSLKTLWQTPFDDPLWHIWLNIRVPRVLLAILVGGALACSGTIMQGLFRNPLADPSLLGISSGAALCVALTIVLPLGLPPLLALYSPMFAAFAGSLAITAIIFILSRSEQGGLTRLLLAGIALNALCLALIGVLTYISTDQQLRQFSLWGMGSLGQAQWPMLLVTSTLAIPGMLATLYYARRLNVLQLGDEEAHYLGINVKRTKYALLLLSSLLVGVAVAVSGVIGFIGLIIPHLMRLHVGADHRWLIPGSILGGACLLLFADTLARTLLAPAEMPVGLLSSLIGGPYFLWLIVQHKGRSND